The following DNA comes from Mucilaginibacter jinjuensis.
CGCAAACTTTCCGGTGGCTAACTATGATTTCGGAGATTATCTGGATCACAATTTTACCATAGCTGATTTAAGCAGCATCAACTTGCAATTAAATAAAACAATTCTCTACAAAGCCGCCACGGCTAACTTCATTGGTGTGCCTATTAAAAAATTCTCTGGCCTAACCTGCGCTATACCTTACACCGGTGATGCAAATTTGAGTTACTATCAAAAGCTACAATGGTACACAGGTGCGGGTCTTGATCTATTGTTCAGAAATTAACCTGGTGTCGCCACGCTTTTATTCGATTAAAGAATTTTCATAACTAACGCGGTTAAAGTTTTCTCATATATTAACCTCCTGATACAAACGCCCGGAAGGTCATTATTACCAATACATGACTTGCACCCACCGCCCGTATCCTTACATTTGTTGATCTAATAAAGCTGCTGATGAAGAAAATTGGATTTTTATCGTTCGGGCATTGGGCAAACCATGCTGCCTACCAAACCCGTACCGCAGGCGATACCCTGTTGCAATCTATTGATCTGGCTGTTGCTGCCGAAGAAATTGGTTTGGATGGCGCCTATTTCCGTGTGCATCACTTTGCACGCCAGCTGGCTTCGCCATTTCCACTGCTTTCGGCTATTGGGGCTAAAACCAGCAAAATAGAGATTGGCACAGGTGTAATTGATATGCGCTACGAAAACCCAATGTATATGGTAGAAGATGCCGGCGCTGCCGATCTTATTTCGGGAGGCCGACTACAACTGGGCATCAGCAGAGGGTCGCCAGAGCAGGTGATCGACGGCTGGCGCTATTTTGGTTACGAACCTGCCAAGGGCGAAACCGATGCCGATATGGGGCGCAAAAAAGCTTTAGAATTTTTAGATAAATTAAGCGGTGAGGGCTTTGCCCAACCCAACCCTAACCCGATGTTCCCCAATCCGCCGGGGTTGTTATCGCTGGAGCCACATTCTGAGGGTTTGCGCGAACGCATCTGGTGGGGAGCGGGCTCAAACGCAACCGCAATTTGGGCAGCCGAGCAAGGCATGCACTTGCAAAGCTCAACCCTTAAGTTTGATGAAAGCGGTAAACCATTCCACATCCAGCAGGCCGAACAGATCAGGTTGTACAAAGAAGCCTGGCAAAAAGCAGGTCACCAGCGTGAGGCGAGGGTTTCTGTAAGCCGGTCTATTTTTGCATTGGTGAGCGAGCAGGATAGATATTACTTCGGTCAGCAAGGCAAAGGGGCTGATAGCTTTGGTTACATTGAAGCCGATAAACGTGCAGTTTTTGGAAAAAGCTACGCTGCCGAACCCGACCAGCTTATCAAAGAACTGGCTAATGACGAAGCAATACAGGAAGCAGATACCGTACTTTTAACCATACCCAATACTTTAGGGGTTGATTACAATATCCATGTGCTATCTGCAATTTTAGAGCACGTTGCCCCTGGTCTCGGCTGGCGATAGTAATTGTGCAATCTTAAGCTGAAGCATTTGCTTCTCTGTTTTCGATGCCGATAATTGAATGGCGAGCTGATAATGGCTGATGGCGTGTTGTGCATCAACCGAAGTATAAAGATACCCTAACAGCGAATGGTACTGGTGGTTGTTCGTCAGGTTCAAGTGTTCGGCCTCTGTAATGGCGCACTCATTCCCCTGTACCTTAGCTAAGGCGAAGACACGGTTAAGTGCTGCCATAGGCGAGTAAGCAATGGTTAAGAGATTATCGTAAAGCTGTAAAATGTTCTGCCATTTGTTTTCGGCTACCGGGGTGGTGTGCCAATAGGCAATGGCAGCTTCGAGGTGGTATTTAGACACATCATTACTTTCGAAGGCATTAATGAGGTAGAAGTTACCTTTTT
Coding sequences within:
- a CDS encoding LLM class flavin-dependent oxidoreductase — translated: MKKIGFLSFGHWANHAAYQTRTAGDTLLQSIDLAVAAEEIGLDGAYFRVHHFARQLASPFPLLSAIGAKTSKIEIGTGVIDMRYENPMYMVEDAGAADLISGGRLQLGISRGSPEQVIDGWRYFGYEPAKGETDADMGRKKALEFLDKLSGEGFAQPNPNPMFPNPPGLLSLEPHSEGLRERIWWGAGSNATAIWAAEQGMHLQSSTLKFDESGKPFHIQQAEQIRLYKEAWQKAGHQREARVSVSRSIFALVSEQDRYYFGQQGKGADSFGYIEADKRAVFGKSYAAEPDQLIKELANDEAIQEADTVLLTIPNTLGVDYNIHVLSAILEHVAPGLGWR